ACCTGCCCTGAGGACAATGTTGTCTGGACAAAGCACATTCCTATTAATCATATAGCAGGtaggggaaaaagggggaattTCCACTGACAGGTAATTTCACACAAACAGGTAGTAAGGGACAAAGCCACTCGAGCCTGCTGATAAAATGAACCTTGCGGTATGTGAACATAAAACTTGGAGTTACAAAACAGAGCATTCTGGATGGTCTGGAAGTTTTCTTGACCTCTTCCTAATTTTTGCAAAGCCAGGGCTGTGAATCTGCAGCCCTGCCATTTATGTCAGCAAGAATAACTCACTGGGTGGCATATGTTCCTTTTGATGTTCCTAAAGGGAAGGCTCATGGAGTTACCATGATAGCCAGTATCAGGGCTCTTGGTGCACAAGAGCTAGTTGGCCACAGAGAGATGACAGCACTCCTAGCCTTAGCCTGTGGGAGATAAACTTGTTTGCTAAACCTGAGTTaaaattttggcatttttttaacTGGTACTTTCAGTGGCAAATCTCAGAAAGTCACAATGCTACATGAAGCCTAGTTGGGCAGAATCTATTTCTCAGCCTCTTGGTTCATGGTTtaagttttctcattttccccaCTTATCTAATGGTTCTGCTTATCTATGTACTGCTCCGTTACATCACTACTCAGCTCATCAGGGGAGCTGGCATGCTGTAATTCTCCCCTGCATCAAGCCAACCTTTGTGTGACAGTATGAAAAGTCAGTACACAAGCTGTGCATCTGTAGTGTTGAGATTCATCTCCTGGCACCTAGCACCAGCAAACCACTCTCCTATATCTCAATCATTCTCCTTGGATGTTTTCCTAGTCCTAAACAGTAATGTCTTTATAAAATTTGTCTTCTCCATCCCCCTGAGCTGAGTGTTGTTTCCCACATTTTATTCCTAGCTTCTGAGAATCACCActcaaagcattaaaaagatgACATACAGCCCaataaaaccaaatgaaaaattccAGCTGACTGAATGGGTGTTAAATcaagaagtaaaatgaaaaaatgtggcATCTAGCTGTAAAAACATGAGGTTTGTCCTTTGGTTAAATAATGTCTGCAACAGAActcagcctcagccattctgacATTATGCTGTGACAGAACATCTaaatgtggaaataattttctggtaAAGTCCACCTGGATTAATCAGTAGGTCAGCCATAAGTCCCTTCTTCCCACTTTCCCTGCTAATATCCAGTTCAAAGGCTGCACTGGGTAACCTGTGAGCCTGCTGCCAAAGCCATGGTTTTAGTCTGGTTgcaattctttcctttttcctcgCTGAATCAAGCCCATGGTCAGATTAACTGCTGAACTGTCTAGTGACATGCGATCTGTAAAAGGCAGCCATGAGGAAGCTTTGCATTGCTTTTCTCTCCAGGATACATGGAAATAATCTGCATGAAAAATTCAGCGTTAGTTTGCTGTGTCATTACAGCAAAGGGTAAAGAACTACATTGTCTGCCTCAAAACTACTTGAAAGTTTACTAATTAACAGAGAAAGGAACCCTTAAGAATTCTTCTTTGCCTACAGTAGAGCTTGCACTGTTGCTAAATGTAGCACTAACAAGCTATCTGACcagtcagagaaaaatgtagCTGTTTCAAAGgatttgcaattattttctgtaaataattttatgcCAATGAAAAGGCTGCCAGTAAACCCAGGGATTTACTGTGCTTGTGGTCATTAACAGCTATAAATAACCATAGTGGAGAACTCTGAGGCACTTAAGTAGCCTGTCAGAGTACTGAGAGAGCAGATCTCTTTTTCATAAATTGTTTTCAGATACTTCCCATACTCTCATAgttctttccttattttctcttcaCACACCTCCAAACACATACGTTTCTTTCCTTTATCAGTCATTCATACTTGAGCTCACACTACTCAGAAAGAATCTTAAGGTATTTAGTAGTATTCTAAATGATGTAACAATAAAAAGACAACTAGCTGAAACCAATAAGGCAGAAAATCAGCATAAGTCATACATCTAATTGCTTCATGGCTTAGGACTAATTACATGACAAAAGTTCTTAGGTCTTCAGAATTACCTTAGAAGACTCTTTGGAAGGAAGTAGAAGAAATGACTTCTTTACAGTTTTGGATGATTTTGTGGATGTTGGGGAATCTGCAGTCCTACGCATGGATTTCAAGTTATTGATGTtgtcaagatattttttcctcaaggcTAACAGATCCTGCAAGTACTTCAAGCAGTCCTGAGTCTTAGAATACATCCAGTCCCTGTCTTCCTCTTTTGACTGGAAGCAAGAGTCAATACTGGATgtacttttgcatttttttagtGGTTCACTAAATTTTTCCTGCTCACCTCCAAGGACATACATAGAACTGCTGCGGATCAATCTGACAGCAGAACCTGTGCCATCACAGTAAGGGATGTCATCTGTCACATTTCTTCGGTGGGAGTTGGGGTGAAATATAGAATGGATCTTTTTGAACATAGTGTGTCGCTTCCTCCCCTTTATACCTTGTCTCTTTCAGCTTCTTAATTTAAACCAAGATCTAGTAACCAGTAGCTGCAACCTTTGCCCTCAGCTGCCAGACGAATTTGCCGCTTAGTGTAACGAGGACACAAAAATCTATTACTGCTTTGATTGCCTTCAGTCTAACACGATGTGAAGAGCATGATGAACACAGAAACGTGCTTTCTATTCCGTTAGTGTCAGGAAAATAGCTCAGTCCTTTCCTCAGGTTAAAATATAGCGCAGGAGGCCAAACGTCATGCTTTGACCTTCTGTTCGACGGCTCCTCGTACAAACCATCTGCGTCGGGATTGAAATCGCCCCCCGACGTTTCTCCGTCCCCTCGGTGTCACCGCCCGGCGCCGCGGGCCGGAGGGCGCCCGGCGCTCTCCATGGTGCTGGATCCCTCCCGCGGTCCCCGGAGCATCCAGACCCGTCCCGGCGGTACAGGGCACCCCGCCCTGTGCTCTCTGCAGGAGCTCCTTCAGATCAGCCTCGACAGGGACAAAAGGCTGAGTGGGGAGGAATGGTTTCTGGTGGGTGGAATTCAGAAGTCGCTCTGGGTTTCACCCTGTGGTAACCAGGAGATGGCTACAGCTACCCGATACCACAGCAGTACTGGGAACAAAGTGGATTCAGATGTCAGGGTCTATTACATTCAATACAAAGTTGTCCTGTTTAGGAGATGCTGTAAAGTAAAACTGTTCTAAAATGCTTCtctatgaaagaaagaaagaaagaaaagaaagaaaaagaaagaaagaaagaaagaaagaaagaaagaaagaaagaaagaaagaaagaaagaaagaaagaaagaaagaaaaagagggagggagggagggagggagggagggaagaaaagaaggaaggaaggaaggaaggaaggaaggaaggaaggaaggaaggaaggaaggaaggaaggaagtaaggaaggaaggaaggaaggaaggaaggaaggaaggaaggaaggaaggaaggaaggaaggaaggaaggaaggaagcattTGGTAACATTTGTGACTTTGTAATGGCATGGTACATGCTTTAGAAATATGTAGAGAGTATATTTGGTCATCTCTCAGCACTATGACAATCAACACCTCTTCTAAAGCAAAAATGAATGTCCGgatttaaaacattcagaaaagctttcataATTCATCTTGCTCAAGAATTAGATGTTtgagaaaataactattttgaaAGGTCATGGATATCACCCTCCAGACTTTACTGAGCAAACTTCCACTAACGATACTGGAAGTATCAAATTAAGATTTATGCAACCTAAGAGCTGTAGAATCTCAAAAAGAAAGAtatcttttaatataaatttgcATTCATTCCCTCAAGCACTCCGATCCACCAGGCACTAAACATACACTGTAACCTTCTTAAAACATGCGCGTTGTCCCTTTCACTTTTAGCTAAATTTGAAAAGTGCttataacaaaatgaaaaaaaaatgatgcaaaataacttcttggcaatttttcatccttttaataCTAGCATGGATATGATTCCTGCTGCAGTTTAGAGCAGCCTAGAGATTGTTCTGAAGTATCCATCTGCTTAAGACCTAGTATCTGTATAAAGGTAATTCCATTGCTGATTTTCTTGTCATGTCCCATTCTATCCCACAGCTAGGtaataaataaagtttaatttatGCTAGTGTGGACCATTAGAACTATGAAAAGAGATGAGATCTCTCTGCAAAATTATGCCTGAGATGGAGAAAAATTCTGGTCATCAATAATGACTTGATTTGGTGTTTGGGTTAGTGGTCTATGTTTGTAGACATGATACAATACCAATGAGCCTCAGAGAGGCAGTCTATAAATGGCCTTGTATTCACTttacccccaccccccaaaaaaaaaaaaaaaagaaagaaaaaaagaagaaaagaaaatcagtggaaGCTCAAGGAGTTATTGACGATGACTCTAGTCAGTAAGGGCAATGGGAACTCCACAAAGTAGCTGCTTATAGGATCAGAAATTGTCTTTCAATAATGACTGATTTCTAAGCTCAACTGGACTCATGAAAAGCTataaggcaaaggaaaaaatattttaaaaatccccCAGGCTTCTgtttgtaaaagagaaaaagaatgtaCATTATGTGAAGAGTAAATATGATGACATACACCGTGATTTGAAAAACATTCCATATAGGCCATAGATTTTTCCTGGCCTCCTTCAACAAAGTACTTAAGGCATATGATGACACctcattgattaaaaaataaataaataaatctttcaagCTCTTAAGAGGGTTCTCACTTTCAAGtacatttcattccttttttttaaaaaaaaaacaacttgctgGGCCACATTCATTATGTGTCAATGTATGTGTGGTTCCCATTTTTCattgtagttttaaaataagaaagaattaATAAATGCATGAGTCAATATAATAGCTGCATTATGTACCAGAATTTCATTTGGTGTAATAACGGGTCATTTACAATTATTTCagacatgaatattttattctgttcacTGGTTATGAGCAGTGGGAATACACAATCTTCCTTTCTGATTGTAAAGATTAACATTAACCTGTTTTCTTCAGAGTCTCTACTGTAATTTAAATAGCTCCATGGATTTAGAAAGTTAGAGGGCAAAATTATGGATACCTTTAAAGGTCACAAATGTCTCTAGTGTGTTTTATAAGCAGAGGAATGTCCTACTTCTTTTCAAGATACCTTCCTATAGGGCATTTGTGTTCAAACATGTTTCCTGAATAGcgccttatttatttataggcgGATTCAAGCCACCTTGTATCCGTGCTTCCATTTAAGTAAATAACAGGGCAGTTATAATTCAGCCACCACAGATCACAGGTCTCTTCCTACCTCACCACTGGGAACAGAATATGTTGCCATATCTAAGCTGGctggtaattaaaaaacatgGTCTTATTCCAGATTGATTTCCTTCTGCACAAGGACACTTATCAAATGACAAATGTGGTTAAAGAAGAATATTTACTCTGTTAATTCAAAGTAGCAAATTCACAGGCAGCTATTAGATTATAAAGACCTCCTATAGAAGGAGCTTGTGAGAAGCAGATAAATAGAACACActaaatatttaacagcatCTAAGATTACTAACTTTGACAAGACAATGCCCATACCTTATTTGTTCATTTGACTGCTTGATTCTGACTTTACTTGTTCAGTACTTTTTAAgtgacttctttctttctattactgctttcaatatttctgtttggCTTTGTAGTTAACATAGTGATCCAATTTCCACAGATCACCACCCAATAACACACAAAATTGCCTTTATTATCTACACCTGGCATACTGGCAGCTCCTGAACCATCATGACTGGGTAAGAAAATGCAATTAGAAAATCCAATATATGTGTTCTGTGTAACTATATTAACTGTACAGTTGAACAAAACCCCATAAAATCAAATGTGTATACAGAtgcaactaaaataaaatagattgaTAGCAAGTGTTCCTGATTAATGAGTGGATTAAACCATAAAATCACACATTTGTAAGTgttgggtgggttttttttgtttacaataacttatttgtaaaaatgtatgGTTATCTCCAGAATAACATATCATGCATAAAAATTTTGCTTGACTCAAATGATTATTTCACTcaaatctatgattctatgattaaaatGACTGATACAAAGGAATGTCAAATCATTCTTGAAACAAAGTAAAGTTCTGATGCCAAAGAAGGAAACCTTTGTCAAACTGTAGATGACAAGGTCTACTTTCTCTATCATAGAGTTGTATCACGCAATTCTATCTCATTCAGGATatttcattacattaaaaaatatataaaaacaaataaaagaaaaacactttccctCCTTTTAAACaagtaagcaaataaataagcaaataaataaaattcagtacTTCTAAAATACATGAATGGATAGTGAAATTATTGAGCCTTGTGTTATTTTAGACAGTTCAGAAACTAAAGTACAGCTGTCAATCTCTGTTAAAATCTGGCTATGTCTGTACAGCTACATAAAAGAGCAGATTGTCTTGGAGAGAGCTAACTGAAACAGtccaaaacagaggaaaagcatgAACAGCTATTCATCACCATATATATCTACTGCTTCACTTTGTTCCCCAGTCCTCTACTATTTAACACTTCTTATGTTTCATATATGTTCtataaagaaacacaaaaaaatgtgcaaTCTCCTAGAgatttaagagaaataaaataataaaatatataataaaaaagcaggaatGCTGATTCCACAActcaaaactaaagaaaaataatatcccAACATTTGATACCTGATTATAGTGGTTATCATGGCACTTAACTGTTTCAAAGACCATACATACTTGAAAATATTAGATGGTGGGGCATTCCCAAATCATAGGTCAGGTGATTTTGAGGGTTAATAAGAAATATCAGATATCAGAGGTGCAATACTGCAGGACTCCTACCTCTCATTGAGTAAAAGGGAAGATGGAGGAACAGACTTTGTTACCAAGTAAAGAAGAATCCTCAGGAatggtttttcttcttctctgtcaGTCCATTAAGGTAATGATCTCAAGGAGTTCTGCCTCTTCAAAACTGTTATCTGGAACTGCTTGATGTTTTTACTCTTTCAGGAAGTTCCCAAAGTATGGGATGTGAGCACAGTTCTGATACCATACATTTAAAAGAGCTACTATTGCTTCTCTCAGCCATGACACCAGAAAAGTCAGTTCCCCACAAATGAAGATGAAGGTGTTCATTTGAATTGGTTTAGATGTAAATGCAGTGAAATCTAGATGCCTTGCCCATGCCAGATTTAatgattgtcttttttttttccttcccaagaaTACATACTTGAACTGTGCTGTCACCAGGGCAACACTGAACTGCAAAACCAGCTGAGTCAGAAAATCAAGTCTTCTGGCAGAAGATGAATAGAATTTTTTGTAAATCTGGAGCATAATCTTCCCATCCAATTTAGATTCAAATCTAGGTATTTCCATTTGGCTTGTACCCTATATATTCTCCATGAATTTTCACTGCATGTGACATTTCAATTCATTGAATAGGTTTTGTTGCAGCATGAGCACTGACTGCAGCCAACCAAAAGAGTGATGGCATTTCCATCAGGTAGCATgagaatataaagaaataccATGATTTATGTAGAGAGAAAAGCTTAGAAAATGTTTATGCAAATGAGACAtcagtcttttttcttgtatattttaaCTTACCCTGGCATTgccatttggaaatattttgtgcACATCTTATGACAAAGCAATAAAATCCACTCTAGTGAAACTCCTCCTGCTTTGCACCCCCATCTCTATAGCTGTTGCCTGGCAGCATTTTCAGAGGGTAAAAGGTTACCACACTTACCCACTGCTCTATCTagccttctccttccctttgttTCCTCAAATAACCCTGCTGTCATTAAAAACTCCATCTCTGTGACAAGCTTGACAAGGGAACTTTGTCTTGTCTTCTGTCACACAGGGTCAAGGGACAACCAGTTGTCCTTGCTTGTTTCATTGGGAGAATTCATGTCCTTTTAGGAGAAACATTGTTAGGAACTTTCTAAGCTTTGTTAGTCTTTGTTGAATTAGTTATTCTCTCACCTCTTGAGTCTTTTGTCCCAAAGATGGCTGAAGACTTATTGTGATGTCTAGCTTGCTGCCCGTCACATCCATCACCCATTGATAAAATCTTTGCCAGGAAAGGATGATAAATAGTTAAGATTCATTCATGATAGCTCAAAGAAGAATGGATGTTGTAAGCAACAGTTCTTCAAATTAGTTTATAGAagacaaacatttaaatgacCTGTCTTGATCTTTAACTGGGTCATCTGTTTCTCATTCCAATTAAATTCTAATACACTATTATTCCTTCCCACAAAGGAAGCCCATTGGAGGATTTATGACAGGGGACAGGCTGGATCTTCTGGTAAGTCACATATTTGCCAGACCATATCAGTCATCTTTGGGTAAGGTTCACACAGGATACCTATAGACTCTTTTGTAGGTGCCCTTGGAttcatatttctcatttctatCACCTCCCTACTTTGCTAATCCAATGAATCAGGGCAAAGACGATTTAAACTGGAACAGCAAAAAAGGAACGCTTTGACTAAGTGATCTTAGAAAGGGGGACTTAGTACAAGGGAGATAGTATATGAACACTAGGGAggatagaaagaaagagaagaaatacatcTTAAGCACTTCTCAAAAGTGTTTTTGAGAATATTAACTATTTTTCTGCTCAGACCACAAGGtctctggggagaaaaaaatatatacatctgTATATGATATGGCCTAACACACAATGCCCTgatcctgtccctgctgccatgacataattaataaaaaggaattattcTCTTTCCTACATATTTCTTAACCATAATTCTTAGTGTGGTCCATTCAGCATctgcaaaagcagtttccaaCTTGTGCAACTCTGGTCATGCTAAGGAATACAAGGAGACAGTCAGGACCCTTTCTGTGCAGAAAGTCAGCTAAACTTGCAATGACACCCTACAAGCTTGGAGTCCTGCAGCACCATCACGACTGGGAGTGCACACTGCCATCTGTCTGCTCTAAAAAACGTTGCTGTCACTCCATACACCATTGGGATAGAAAAGGTTTTACCGGTACCAAGCTGTTCCCTCTAAATGGAACAACCAAAATATCCAGGAGGATAATTATTTTCTAGGACTGGCAAGAGCAGGTTTTTTTGCCTCTCCCTGAGTGCTTAGTAAAGCAGCAGGAGAATTAAGATTCCACATTGTTCTTGCTCATTTGCCATTTTTGACCGGAAATACTGTTGCTATTTCTCCTTAGCTAGTTTGATCTTCTGCCTGCTCCTTTCTCACCTGGCTTCCCACTACCCTTGTAAACAGCCCTGCCAGTCTGTATGCAGTGAGACATGGCAGAAAggtgaggaaaggagaggaagaagtggTTATCCAGTCTCACCTGCCACATTCAAGCTAAACCTCAAAAAGCATTTCCTATACCCACAGTGAACAGTCAAATCACACTCCTCTGAGCTGTGGCTGTTTACAGGGACAAAGAGAAGTCATTTACATCCTCCCAGGGATTTTCAATCAACCACTCATCTTTCACAATAATTAAACTACCATGTGGAtctaaatatgaagaaaaaagcagtagcTGTACAGAAGTTGTAAAGAGATCCACCACCAGGCTGGTGGACACAGCATAGCACTGCTGGAATACCTGGGTTAAAAAATGTTGTGCAAAGCCCCTTGGCAATAAGCAAAAGTGGGTGCTTGAGATATCCCTGGAGTAGGTGCTGCTTGAAGTGCAGAAATTCTAGGAAGCACCGAGGTGGCTCACTAGTaataaacagatgaaataagacaaaaatatctAAACCTTTATCTACCCATGTTTTAAGCAACCTGAAAAGTCTCAAGAAAAGTACTTGGTTGAGATTTCAATCAGGTCAGAAAGCCAAAAAGAGGCATAGGTGCTGGTGAACTGGGTTTGAAGTTTAGCAAGATGTTTACAGTAATCTGCAAAGCCAAATGATGCTTTCCAGCCTCAGCTACTCATTAAAATTAGATGATCATTAATgtccctgccaacccaaaccatactataattctatgattctatgaaaatgacAAAGTCTGCAAGTAAAGGAACATGGAGATTTATGCCTACACCTTGAAATAAGGCCCATCACATGCCTGTGACCCCAAAATGAGCAACATATGGAGCTTCTAAATACTTTTTGAGATACTCAGGTCAGGCATGAGGCTAGGGTAACTTAAATGGAAGGAAATAGTTGAATAACTCTGATGAGCTGAAACAGCTGAGTCTTGCAGGCCTCTAGTCTGGGTATcagcacaaacagaaaggaaCCACAAGAATGGAAAGGACTGAGGTAACCAGCTTTCCTCTTGtgattttttctaaaactgttattaataaaaagcaCCTCCAAGAAACTGGTAGTCACATAAGTGTACAGGACAGAATAGCAGATCAGATGGGGGTCAGAgctggcagaaagcaaagataACTGTATTTCTGAATCAAAACACTGTCAGCAAGGACTTTGTGGTGGATCTTTTATACATTCCCTAGAATTAAGCAGGTACAACTGGAACATCCAGAATTTCCTGCAGTGGAAATAATGAGCTGAGATCAATCATTCATAATTCTTCCTGTGTACAGAGAAATCCAATTGTTTTAATACATGAAGCAGCAGGAACTGAGTtgatatttcaatttatttcagctCTATTCACCTTGTATAGACTTCAACACTGTGCAGAACACTATCTTTTATCATACAAGTGtcaatgtttctctttttttgccTAGTGAATATGGTTATGGCTATTGATGTCCTTATGAAATATGCATTTAGATTCCTGCACAGCATGTCTGGATGTGTGCCCATGGATATCAAGAATTGTCCTGCTGTggcttatttgttttatttttcgATTGTTTGTTTGGGGTGGGCAACGAGCAGGAGGAAAGAGGCGGGCTAATATTGCACAGTCCCTACAAGGTCAAAAAACTCTTTTGTTATGGAGTTCACTGCATGTTGCAGCACAGCCTATAAAGTCATTATAGTTTCCAAGAAAGGCTCTATTTGTTCCATCTCTTTGGCGTATCCTTGCAGAAGTAATTATGAGCCAGATTACAGCTCTAAACCATGTGAGGGAGAAAGATTATCAAGAGCTTTTGGCAGGATGACCTCAACCTGGAAAATGTCATTCTTCTCACACTCTACgacagtcacttttttttttttcttctgaaaaataaatctgagaatATAGATTAACGTACAGAGATCAGCCTTTGCTTTCTGCCATGCCTGATGCAATGTTTCACACCTAGGGCTCATTCAGTGCACCCTACAGCCAATATTTATTCAGAATGTCATgcctgcttttaaataaaaggcaataCCCATGCCAGTGACCTATATTCCCTTCCTGCCTGAGCTACACAACTCCTTCTGAATCAGGTTGCCTGGCTGcttattttagtttttcctccttttttttcttgtttttatccTATATGCTACTCAGTCTGTATGCTTACCAGGGTGTTCACAAGGACCTCGCCCGTCCCCATTCCCTCGAAGAGCTACTTTTGCACCTTTAGATTTTACCACTAGATGGAAGCCTTGACCTCCAGAGTTATTCTGTGAGATTCCTGACCATTTAATTGTATATCCGAGTTTCCAGATGAACAGTGTATCTACACTCAGCTAGATATGCAAGTAATAATTAGCTGGGTTCAGGCATTTCTGAAGCTCACTGATTCTTACATAGAAGTATGAAAGTGCATAAATCTCCCAGGtatctcagaaaacaaaacttgtacAGACTACCAAGGCTATGTAAATCTTTACTAAAAATGTTGAGATTCGCCATGGACaagcaaagggaaaggaataGGATCAATGGAGTCAGTCTCAGCACAGGAGGCAGTCACCAGTTTTATAGATATGGGACTGCAAAGCCTCTTAAAGGCTGTGTCCTTCAGCAACACAAAGCTCCCTAGCACAGAACTTGGATTCCAACACTCTTGATAACATCATCGGTGGCAATATATCCTGAGTTTCCTACAACATTTCTGGTTGCAAGCACCACGTGAATGAAGAGTGAGTTTTCAATTGTTGTTTGACATAAGAAATTACTCACCAAATACCTCCTGTGGATGGATACTTTTTATATCTTATTTCCAAGCAGTTCATTGTGAACTTTTATGTTCAGAATTCAAGGTGTTTAGGACATACAGCTCTCATGGGATCATTTGCTGCCTGGCAAGTAGCTATTAGTGGTGGGATATGAGCTGCTGAATACTAGTGATTATGAACTCAGAATTCGCTTTTGAAGAAAACTCATGTTGGCTGTTAGCCATTATCAATTAAATCAATGGGAGATATTTTTACTCCCAAGAGCCAAAGCAGATGCTGAGAACTCTACTGCTTTAGCAAACAGCAAACTCATTTCAATATTTagacaaagcaaacagaaaatacagtttgtgGAAATCTGCttagaaaatgagaatttttgaAGTTCAGTGGTCTTTAGTCCTTACTTTTATAAACCTAGAGAAAGAGTTGGGGGCAAAGGGATGTTCCtcactttttgttctttgactATTTTTcgaataaaaatgcaaaaatcttgTGTAATCCACATGGTTATCTCTATGGTTATTCTGATATGCAGTACTACAGTTATTATTTCTGTAGTGCCATTAAACTGCAGAACAGTTTAGATTAGATGGTATGCATGCCAAACCAGTGGCATGTGAGACTACGCATTTGCAGGTACAGACAAAGGTCTGACTGCTGCCTCTGAGGCCATCCAACATGCAATGGGTTATGTCTACCtgaataaattcttcttttacCCCAGAATGTCTGGCTTTGTCCTTAATGCCAACTGTAAAGATCTCTAGCCTGTTGTGTCACCCAACTTGTGGTAGGCACTGTTTGATGGAGTGCTAGTTAATACCAGCTAAAAGTGATGAAAAGCACATAACCAGTGTGGACAGCCACAGGCTAGTCATGATTCCATGGTGTCATGGACCCGTTTCATCCACCAGTACAGACACAGCTCTTAGAGTCAAGGCCCTGAGCTGATACAGATAAGCTAATTCAACGGATTCACGCACATTTATTCTACTCAAGGATTTGGTCCACACTAGTGCAGATCAGTGCAGGTTAGGGAAGAAAACTTCtatagatttgttttcttcataacaTACCTGAGAATTTCACACTGccatttgaaaatgatttgtATGTAACAAAGACAGCAAAGCCAACACTCTAAAGGGCTTCACAGACAGCTCTTTTCTCTTGGATTTAACTTGGGGTTAGGGTTGTGCTCTCATTATTCTAGCTGTCATAAATCCATTCTCTTCATTTGAGTCAATATTTCATAGTCGTGCTTGGTTTTATTGGGTGTCCTTTCTGTGGATTGGGGCAGTAAGGGGAATATGTACCATTGCTGTGAAGCAATCCATTGTAATAAGCAATACTAATTAttacaagaaggaaaatatctcATGTATGATCTAGTCCACACCACATACACGTTATCTCAGTGGTACAAACCACTTAATGTCTAAATGTAGTACACTTGAACTTTAAAAaga
This genomic window from Cygnus olor isolate bCygOlo1 chromosome 1, bCygOlo1.pri.v2, whole genome shotgun sequence contains:
- the C1H13orf42 gene encoding uncharacterized protein C13orf42 homolog, with protein sequence MFKKIHSIFHPNSHRRNVTDDIPYCDGTGSAVRLIRSSSMYVLGGEQEKFSEPLKKCKSTSSIDSCFQSKEEDRDWMYSKTQDCLKYLQDLLALRKKYLDNINNLKSMRRTADSPTSTKSSKTVKKSFLLLPSKESSKTSMERKIVPQHSSDVREAIAFFDSVIAGLDSERWRRVPDTDWPNVDVDFDVATSTSEHSLHSNWILRAPRRYSQDTAQTAKAANQSQRNSQRRTTGSRKRLERHPMYLPKAVEGAYNTLKFKPKTHKREY